A stretch of Schistocerca nitens isolate TAMUIC-IGC-003100 chromosome 6, iqSchNite1.1, whole genome shotgun sequence DNA encodes these proteins:
- the LOC126262223 gene encoding uncharacterized protein LOC126262223 isoform X1, which yields MIAEPRGDQKGMGSIISLTKTDENQDFSTEGVTKGVEDDIPDDDCILSEKRFNIDTLSILDKVCDRSVNGDNSFIMNKEVIDIKEKSLSDCVTALQGQQSADHVSDVSTECVPAAVNLVDKDINNKNMVGQINDEHEKSFSNKQDNLPDSGFDNTDKKCQIKEGSCKYPHEASGEKVSQIKPDVLKEQSELNPNAMITDERVDCSHSVTGKNNENHVYKRSAIIEALMNILSRNQNQLENKMPAAGAATTNVKSRTIPSTVTLSSNTKARKLDKSSMTPDRLVDAGRVRKQLKSGVERVLLQLEKLKEALNILPFNNDNSFALTASESLKNQIKGMTTAVTQMYHIVYNTPQKVLSFLDILYQMATQLSKAEEEILKIRDTTEDSVTYLLHFQETLDSLRDGDMKAEDRISN from the coding sequence GTGATCAAAAAGGTATGGGCAGCATAATCTCATTGACAAAAACTGACGAAAACCAAGATTTTAGCACAGAGGGTGTAACCAAAGGTGTTGAAGATGATATACCTGATGATGACTGCATTCTGTCAGAAAAGAGATTCAACATAGACACATTAAGTATTTTGGATAAAGTGTGTGATCGTTCTGTTAATGGGGATAATAGTTTCATTATGAACAAGGAAGTAATAGATATAAAAGAGAAAAGTTTATCAGACTGTGTTACGGCACTGCAAGGTCAACAAAGTGCAGATCATGTGAGTGATGTTTCAACTGAGTGTGTGCCAGCTGCAGTGAACCTAGTAGACAAAgatattaataacaaaaatatggttgGTCAAATTAATGATGAACATGAgaaatcattttcaaacaaacaagaTAACCTTCCTGACAGTGGATTTGATAATACAGATAAAAAATGTCAAATAAAAGAGGGAAGCTGTAAGTATCCTCATGAGGCCTCAGGTGAGAAAGTGTCTCAGATCAAGCCAGATGTTTTAAAAGAACAGTCAGAACTAAATCCTAATGCCATGATAACTGATGAGAGAGTAGACTGCTCTCACAGTGTTACTGGGAAAAATAATGAGAACCATGTTTACAAGAGGAGTGCTATTATTGAGGCCCTAATGAACATTTTGAGCAGGAACCAGAACCAATTAGAAAACAAAATGCCAGCTGCTGGAGCTGCCACAACCAATGTGAAATCACGGACTATTCCATCCACTGTAACTCTCTCAAGTAATACTAAAGCTAGGAAACTTGACAAGTCATCGATGACCCCAGACAGATTAGTTGATGCTGGTCGAGTGAGGAAACAGCTGAAGTCTGGAGTTGAACGCGTGTTATTACAGCTGGAGAAATTAAAGGAAGCATTAAATATTTTGCCATTCAACAATGATAATTCCTTTGCATTGACTGCATCTGAAAGTCTGAAAAATCAGATAAAAGGGATGACGACAGCTGTAACCCAAATGTACCACATTGTGTATAACACGCCACAAAAGGTCCTCAGTTTTTTGGACATACTATACCAGATGGCAACACAGCTGAGTAAAGCCGAGGAAGAAATACTGAAGATTCGTGACACTACTGAAGATTCTGTGACGTATTTATTACATTTCCAGGAAACACTTGACAGTTTGAGAGACGGTGATATGAAAGCAGAAGATAGAATCtccaattaa
- the LOC126262223 gene encoding uncharacterized protein LOC126262223 isoform X2 — MGSIISLTKTDENQDFSTEGVTKGVEDDIPDDDCILSEKRFNIDTLSILDKVCDRSVNGDNSFIMNKEVIDIKEKSLSDCVTALQGQQSADHVSDVSTECVPAAVNLVDKDINNKNMVGQINDEHEKSFSNKQDNLPDSGFDNTDKKCQIKEGSCKYPHEASGEKVSQIKPDVLKEQSELNPNAMITDERVDCSHSVTGKNNENHVYKRSAIIEALMNILSRNQNQLENKMPAAGAATTNVKSRTIPSTVTLSSNTKARKLDKSSMTPDRLVDAGRVRKQLKSGVERVLLQLEKLKEALNILPFNNDNSFALTASESLKNQIKGMTTAVTQMYHIVYNTPQKVLSFLDILYQMATQLSKAEEEILKIRDTTEDSVTYLLHFQETLDSLRDGDMKAEDRISN, encoded by the coding sequence ATGGGCAGCATAATCTCATTGACAAAAACTGACGAAAACCAAGATTTTAGCACAGAGGGTGTAACCAAAGGTGTTGAAGATGATATACCTGATGATGACTGCATTCTGTCAGAAAAGAGATTCAACATAGACACATTAAGTATTTTGGATAAAGTGTGTGATCGTTCTGTTAATGGGGATAATAGTTTCATTATGAACAAGGAAGTAATAGATATAAAAGAGAAAAGTTTATCAGACTGTGTTACGGCACTGCAAGGTCAACAAAGTGCAGATCATGTGAGTGATGTTTCAACTGAGTGTGTGCCAGCTGCAGTGAACCTAGTAGACAAAgatattaataacaaaaatatggttgGTCAAATTAATGATGAACATGAgaaatcattttcaaacaaacaagaTAACCTTCCTGACAGTGGATTTGATAATACAGATAAAAAATGTCAAATAAAAGAGGGAAGCTGTAAGTATCCTCATGAGGCCTCAGGTGAGAAAGTGTCTCAGATCAAGCCAGATGTTTTAAAAGAACAGTCAGAACTAAATCCTAATGCCATGATAACTGATGAGAGAGTAGACTGCTCTCACAGTGTTACTGGGAAAAATAATGAGAACCATGTTTACAAGAGGAGTGCTATTATTGAGGCCCTAATGAACATTTTGAGCAGGAACCAGAACCAATTAGAAAACAAAATGCCAGCTGCTGGAGCTGCCACAACCAATGTGAAATCACGGACTATTCCATCCACTGTAACTCTCTCAAGTAATACTAAAGCTAGGAAACTTGACAAGTCATCGATGACCCCAGACAGATTAGTTGATGCTGGTCGAGTGAGGAAACAGCTGAAGTCTGGAGTTGAACGCGTGTTATTACAGCTGGAGAAATTAAAGGAAGCATTAAATATTTTGCCATTCAACAATGATAATTCCTTTGCATTGACTGCATCTGAAAGTCTGAAAAATCAGATAAAAGGGATGACGACAGCTGTAACCCAAATGTACCACATTGTGTATAACACGCCACAAAAGGTCCTCAGTTTTTTGGACATACTATACCAGATGGCAACACAGCTGAGTAAAGCCGAGGAAGAAATACTGAAGATTCGTGACACTACTGAAGATTCTGTGACGTATTTATTACATTTCCAGGAAACACTTGACAGTTTGAGAGACGGTGATATGAAAGCAGAAGATAGAATCtccaattaa